The Aspergillus luchuensis IFO 4308 DNA, chromosome 7, nearly complete sequence genome has a segment encoding these proteins:
- a CDS encoding acyl--CoA ligase (COG:I;~EggNog:ENOG410PGIY;~InterPro:IPR000873,IPR020845,IPR042099,IPR025110;~PFAM:PF00501,PF13193): MPVSSRYPPVDIPDLDIWSFLFERKNKPFPDDKVIYQDADTQRSYTYQQVKDAALTFGKGLKATFDWKKGDVLALFTPNSIDTPAVMWGAIWAGGIVSPSNPAYTAEELAFQLKNSGAKVLITQAPFLPVATAAAKEAGIPEDGIILIGDQRDPQARIKHFTSIRNISGATRFRKPKVNPSRDLAFLVYSSGTTGVPKGVMLSHRNIVANILQLAEGEAGNLTWNGGVDGTGDRILAFLPFFHIYGLTCLLHQTIHKGLHLYVMTKFDIEQWCSHVQNYRITFSYVVPPVVLLLGKHPIVSKYDLSTLRMMNSGAAPLTQELVEAVYARIKCGIKQGYGLSETSPTTHTQPWEEWRSTIGSVGKLLPNMEAKYMTMPEDASEPVEVPAGEVGELYMRGPNVFQGYHNNPAATAECLSEDGWFRTGDVGYQDPQGNFYITDRVKELIKYKGFQVAPAELEGILVDNEAVDDVAVIGVESEAHGTEVPLAYVVRSAKSLNSGVSAAQEAENIVKWLDGKVAYHKRLRGGVNFVKEIPKSASGKILRRLLKKKAKEEGVGAGAAGPKAKL, encoded by the exons ATGCCTGTCTCCTCACGCTATCCCCCCGTCGACATTCCAGACCTTGACATCTGGTCTTTTCTCTTCGAACGCAAAAATAAGCCTTTTCCAGATGACAAGG TAATCTACCAAGATGCGGACACACAGCGATCCTACACATACCAACAAGTCAAAGATGCCGCCCTCACCTTCGGCAAGGGCCTCAAGGCCACCTTTGACTGGAAAAAGGGCGACGTCCTGGCCCTCTTCACCCCGAACAGCATCGATACCCCAGCCGTGATGTGGGGTGCCATCTGGGCCGGCGGCATCGTGTCGCCATCCAACCCAGCCTACACAGCCGAGGAGCTGGCCTTCCAGCTCAAAAACTCCGGCGCCAAAGTCCTCATCACTCAGGCGCCCTTCCTCCCGGTAGCCACCGCGGCCGCGAAGGAAGCCGGCATTCCAGAGGACggaatcatcctcatcggcgaCCAGCGCGACCCCCAAGCGCGCATCAAGCACTTCACCTCCATCCGCAACATCTCCGGCGCTACTCGCTTCCGCAAACCCAAGGTCAACCCATCCCGCgacctcgccttcctggTCTACTCCTCCGGCACGACCGGTGTCCCCAAGGGCGTGATGCTCTCACACCGGAACATCGTCGCCAACATCCTCCAACTCGCCGAAGGCGAAGCCGGCAACCTCACCTGGAACGGCGGCGTAGACGGCACAGGAGACCGCATCCTagccttcctccccttcttccacaTCTACG GCCTAACctgcctcctccaccaaacCATCCACAAAGGCCTGCACCTCTACGTCATGACCAAGTTCGACATCGAGCAATGGTGCTCACACGTCCAAAACTACCGCATCACATTCAGCTACGTGGTACCCCccgtcgtcctcctcctcggcaaACACCCCATCGTCTCGAAATAcgacctctccaccctccgcATGATGAACTCCGGCGCCGCCCCGCTCACCCAAGAACTCGTCGAAGCCGTCTACGCCCGCATCAAATGCGGCATCAAGCAAGGCTACGGTCTCAGCGAAACCAGCCCTACCACTCACACCCAACCCTGGGAAGAATGGCGCTCCACCATCGGCTCCGTCGGTaaactcctccccaacatgGAAGCCAAGTACATGACCATGCCCGAGGACGCGTCCGAACCCGTTGAAGTCCCCGCCGGCGAGGTCGGCGAGCTGTACATGCGCGGCCCCAACGTCTTCCAGGGATACCACAACAACCCCGCCGCCACAGCGGAATGCCTCTCCGAGGACGGATGGTTCCGTACCGGTGACGTCGGGTATCAGGACCCCCAGGGCAACTTCTATATCACGGATCGTGTCAAGGAACTCATCAAGTATAAGGGCTTCCAGGTTGCTCCCGCGGAGTTGGAGGGCATTCTGGTCGACAATGAGGCCGTCGACGATGTCGCGGTTATTGGGGTCGAGAGTGAGGCCCATGGTACCGAGGTGCCGCTGGCGTATGTGGTGCGGAGTGCGAAGAGCTTGAACTCCGGGGTGAGTGCGGCGCAAGAGGCGGAGAATATCGTTAAGTGGTTGGATGGGAAGGTGGCGTATCATAAGAGGCTTAGAGGGGGCGTGAACTTTGTGAAGGAGA
- a CDS encoding uncharacterized protein (COG:S;~EggNog:ENOG410Q211;~TransMembrane:7 (o12-35i47-71o91-113i125-146o171-196i208-228o248-273i)) gives MSFQSISYNAGPGILALNWTAAAIAILVMILRVIAKLRIRHYAVNDTAMLCALVLALAASIMITLAIAHGYGRHFWSLSQADQVLALKYYTGFQCLSIIATGAGRAAFTLYLLNILRQERYLGWILWFIFALQIVINSVSVVTILVQCQDVDSLWDVHVSTTCWDPNVERIYGYVQCSINTASDLFLAVFPTYTFWSLSLKLRVKISLVVLMGFGLVAMVASIMRIVHLGSIAERGDPTAVTVQLTRWALAECYLVIITASMPCIRSLVIASVRNISSGNRSRVVGSQYKISPPIPSRAEYSTWADAPPPHSREYILSSYPMERERIGGRAITKQVDITVIRNRSRSTRNG, from the exons ATGTCATTCCAGTCAATATCATACAATGCAGGTCCCGGTATTCTGGCACTCAATTGGACGGCGGCGGCCATCGCCATCCTGGTGATGATCCTGCGAGTCATTGCCAAACTCCGCATTCGACATTATGCTGTGAATGACACGGCTATGTTATGTGCGCTG GTACTAGCTCTGGCGGCATCCATCATGATCACTTTGGCTATTGCCCATGGCTACGGGCGACACTTTTGGTCCCTGAGCCAGGCAGATCAGGTGCTGGCCTTGAAGTATTACACGGGCTTCCAATGTCTATCGATAATCGCCACTGGCGCTGGAAGAGCTGCCTTTACGCTTTACCTATTGAATATCCTACGTCAAGAGAGGTATCTAGGATGGATCCTGTGGTTCATCTTTGCGCTGCAGATCGTCATCAATAGTGTCTCGGTGGTTACCATCCTTGTGCAGTGTCAGGACGTTGACTCTCTGTGGGATGTGCATGTGAGCACGACATGCTGGGATCCAAACGTCGAGCGTATCTACGGCTATGTACAGTGCT CGATCAATACTGCATCCGATCTTTTCCTCGCCGTCTTCCCAACCTACACTTTCTGGAGCCTGAGCTTGAAATTGCGCGTCAAAATAAGCCTCGTCGTGTTGATGGGCTTTGGTTTAGT AGCTATGGTGGCCTCGATCATGCGAATCGTCCACCTGGGTTCTATCGCTGAGCGTGGCGACCCAACCGCAGTGACGGTGCAACTCACTCGATGGGCGCTGGCGGAGTGTTACCTGGTTATCATCACGGCCTCTATGCCATGCATTCGGTCCCTGGTTATCGCGTCTGTCCGAAATATCTCGAGTGGCAACCGTTCGCGAGTGGTCGGATCACAATACAAAATCAGTCCGCCAATTCCCAGTCGCGCAGAATACAGCACCTGGGCGGATGCACCGCCACCACACAGTCGAGAATATATTCTGAGCAGCTATCCTATGGAGCGGGAACGGATTGGTGGGCGCGCAATCACCAAACAGGTGGATATCACGGTGATCAGAAATCGCTCGAGAAGCACGAGGAACGGGTGA